The nucleotide sequence GGATAGGAGAAAATTTTTGGGGCCAATCACTTTTGTTATATGGCCAGCCAATCCACGTTGCTTCGTGGTTGGTCCATTCAGCTAATAAATCTAATTTGTTCAATTTTCTATTTTAATTATTTTCAAGGATTAGTATAAAAAGTCAATAGTCAAATGTCAAAATTCAAAAGACCAACTTAAAAGTAAAAACTATCTATTTCTTTTTAAGTTTAATAATACTGGCAGCGATTATTTTTGAGATTTCATCAGCTTCATTCAATAATGCTTTGATTTCAGATGAGCTTTTAATACCATCTCGGAATAAACAAATCCAATACTTTGTCTCGTTAGCTGATTTCAAGGCGATTTCATAATACTTAATAAATTCTCTTTTAGAGCTTGAGCTCTTTGCTTCAATAACATTGGCACCAATTGAAGTTGATGACCTTAATAGTTGGTCAATAATTGGTTTAAATTTCCTATCAACATCATTTGCAGAAATAAATTTTAAAACTCTCAAAGAAAAGGAATAACATCTAACTTTGATATCTTGATTATTCATAAAACTTTTGAATTTTTACTTGAACTTTTAACTTTTACCTTTTGAGTTTTGACCTTGAAACATTTTAATCAATAGCACGCTTAGTAATGTCACCGTAAGAATCAATCCTTCTATCTCTCAGGAATGGCCAGTTATGACGAATGTATTCGATTCTTTC is from Ignavibacteriota bacterium and encodes:
- a CDS encoding four helix bundle protein, which gives rise to MNNQDIKVRCYSFSLRVLKFISANDVDRKFKPIIDQLLRSSTSIGANVIEAKSSSSKREFIKYYEIALKSANETKYWICLFRDGIKSSSEIKALLNEADEISKIIAASIIKLKKK